In one Mus caroli chromosome 14, CAROLI_EIJ_v1.1, whole genome shotgun sequence genomic region, the following are encoded:
- the Gprin2 gene encoding G protein-regulated inducer of neurite outgrowth 2 produces MSSSHPEPGAREPQSPRPQALSQSSSSLLCEGREQRPELRKSASSTVWRAQQGEAGSSPQILQEEVCQTEIPEHVKTASTASQTGAGGHWRSSTVGNVSTMGIGDLCRLRAPSVAAVQRSHSDLVHSTQTRGHGSVQKPSLSCSALGSSPVHRAQLQPGSVAGQGGQTPAPLQSDSAPEDGTSKSACTLGESQVWVPTVELEDASGLLHGPQGEPKATGQPPTTSCHTLPPAALLCTLGEAVAGSCCHALPARGILAFPKLVASVSESGLQAQCGMKFHCKLSGGISGHPHCCVHPWGPTGLATESGSRTKDVWTMTSATDLALGVALAQDAGVQAAPVAACKAVATSPSLEAPETLNLFPEVMLESGLRQASSPVRDVRWDAEGMTWEVYGASVDPEVLGIAIQKHLEMQFEQLQQAPASEDSLSAEGRRGPLRAVMQSLRRPSCCGCSGAAPE; encoded by the coding sequence ATGAGTTCTAGCCACCCTGAACCAGGTGCCCGGGAACCCCAGAGTCCCCGTCCACAGGCCCTGTCTCAGAGTTCTTCCAGCTTGCTGTGTGAAGGCCGGGAGCAGAGGCCAGAGCTTCGCAAGAGTGCCAGCAGCACTGTATGGCGGGCCCAGCAGGGTGAGGCTGGTTCTAGTCCCCAGATCCTGCAGGAGGAGGTGTGCCAGACTGAGATCCCAGAGCACGTGAAGACTGCAAGCACTGCGTCACAGACTGGGGCTGGAGGCCACTGGAGGAGCAGCACTGTTGGTAATGTGTCTACCATGGGCATCGGTGATCTGTGTCGCCTACGGGCCCCCAGCGTGGCAGCTGTGCAGAGGAGCCACTCAGACTTGGTACATAGTACCCAGACCCGGGGTCATGGCAGTGTTCAGAAGCCCAGTCTGAGCTGTTCTGCCCTTGGCAGCTCACCTGTCCACAGGGCTCAGTTGCAGCCTGGCAGTGTTGCTGGACAAGGAGGCCAGACCCCTGCACCCCTGCAGAGTGACTCAGCTCCAGAGGATGGGACTTCTAAATCAGCCTGCACGTTGGGGGAGAGTCAGGTGTGGGTGCCAACCGTAGAACTAGAAGATGCATCTGGTCTCCTCCACGGTCCCCAGGGTGAGCCCAAAGCAACTGGACAGCCACCTACCACTTCCTGCCACACTCTGCCTCCGGCAGCTCTGCTTTGCACCCTGGGGGAGGCTGTAGCTGGTAGCTGCTGCCATGCCCTGCCTGCCAGAGGCATCCTGGCCTTTCCCAAACTGGTGGCGTCAGTCAGTGAGTCTGGGTTGCAGGCCCAGTGTGGGATGAAATTCCACTGTAAGTTGTCTGGGGGGATTTCTGGGCACCCTCACTGCTGTGTCCACCCTTGGGGGCCTACAGGGCTAGCCACAGAGTCTGGCTCCAGGACCAAAGATGTGTGGACCATGACCTCAGCCACTGATTTGGCTCTGGGTGTGGCATTGGCCCAGGATGCCGGGGTTCAGGCAGCTCCCGTGGCAGCCTGCAAGGCTGTGGCTACCAGCCCATCCCTGGAAGCGCCTGAGACTCTGAACCTATTTCCAGAGGTGATGCTGGAGTCCGGCCTGCGACAGGCATCGTCACCTGTGAGGGATGTACGATGGGATGCCGAGGGCATGACATGGGAGGTGTATGGAGCCTCTGTGGACCCTGAGGTGCTCGGCATTGCTATCCAGAAGCACCTGGAGATGCAGTTTGAGCAGCTGCAGCAGGCACCAGCCAGTGAGGACAGCCTGTCTGCGGAGGGCCGAAGGGGCCCCCTGCGGGCAGTCATGCAGTCACTGCGGAGACCCAGCTGCTGTGGCTGCTCTGGAGCGGCTCCAGAATGA